The Amblyomma americanum isolate KBUSLIRL-KWMA chromosome 3, ASM5285725v1, whole genome shotgun sequence genome window below encodes:
- the LOC144125062 gene encoding uncharacterized protein LOC144125062 isoform X2, with protein MTSEKLQSAEERTAGAVMDTTSTVRALLLLGGNLIAGPFVYWVHIRADVRRNSPKYHRVALLFSGGILFGVSFVSMLYTGSRTLSQVASYEVPAAEIAVCIGFGVGLCLQQLGLVMADWAAHRGSTRRPSRTESTMLSSYSESVDYGATESSRAHSDLHPRDKPLPPVDVWVSLTAVGFLSAYYVLHCFTLGQIPDHLSAVASNGFKAAIGNTVMVSVALAVVLYSSGSRPTVLLVGSFLFTVLPAVAFVIGAETQRKVSKFYEGITDTFSCGVLLCASALGILCPYSRSASSCCSFPPAAAGVVCTILLGFGLPEVW; from the exons ATGACCAGCGAAAAGTTACAGAGTGCGGAAGAACG TACTGCAGGTGCTGTCATGGACACCACGTCGACGGTGCGAGCACTGCTTTTGCTGGGAGGCAACCTGATAGCTGGACCGTTTGTCTACTGGGTTCACATCCGGGCAGACGTGCGGCGAAACTCTCCGAA GTACCACCGCGTCGCTCTACTGTTCAGCGGAGGCATCTTGTTCGGTGTGTCGTTCGTCAGCATGCTGTACACGGGCTCCCGGACCTTGAGCCAGGTCGCGTCGTATGAAGTGCCGGCAGCAGAAATAGCGGTGTGCATAGGATTCGGAGTCGGCCTGTGCCTCCAGCAGCTAGGCCTCGTCATGGCCGACTGGGCCGCACACAGGGGATCGACACGGCGCCC GTCGCGTACggagagcactatgctgtcgtCCTACTCAGAAAGTGTCGACTACGGTGCCACCGAATCCAGTCGTGCGCATTCAGACCTGCACCCAAGGGACAAGCCACTCCCGCCTGTAGACGTCTGGGTCTCCCTGACAGCTGTCGGCTTCCTCAGCGCCTACTACGTACTGCACTGTTTCACGCTTGGGCAAATTCCCGATCACCTGTCAGCAGTGGCCAGCAACGGTTTCAAGGCCGCCATAGGGAACACGGTCATGGTCTCCGTCGCCCTCGCAGTAGTGTTGTACTCATCGGGGTCTCGGCCAACTGTTCTCCTGGTCGGGTCTTTCCTCTTCACTGTGCTACCTGCGGTGGCCTTCGTCATCGGCGCTGAGACTCAGCGGAAGGTATCCAAATTCTACGAGGGCATCACTGACACATTCTCCTGCGGCGTCCTCTTGTGCGCGAGTGCGCTTGGCATCCTCTGCCCCTACAGTCGATCAGCCTCCAGCTGCTGCTCGTTTCCGCCTGCTGCGGCTGGAGTAGTATGCACGATCCTCCTAGGCTTTGGCCTTCCCGAAGTGTGGTGA
- the LOC144125063 gene encoding zinc transporter ZIP1-like isoform X1, which produces MAFQWAQVVAPLLLLFGTLVSGLLPIWLIKRLSVARWGNKAFAFLVCIGGGVLFATSFLHLLPEVREGFEKLSTEFPVTEAVVCLGFLAVYALEEIVHACLGHSHHASDHGHSHTATVMTCSSQDAEQPPPAQENGEERKQSFSSDVIGNQDAQTAERVSLGSVLIVVALSFHSIFEGLSLGLQSTNQATWIMFLAISIHKFVIAFVVGFDMSACNMKRRNIFIYIAIFSIMSPLGALIGAVTKNKLDDSPVVAGLNGVATGTLLYVTFFEVLQRDKNRQLTGVMQLLAVLLGFSIMLTLVLVLPHD; this is translated from the exons ATGGCGTTTCAGTGGGCTCAAGTTGTGGCTCCTCTTTTGCTATTGTTCGGGACGCTGGTGTCTGGTCTACTTCCCATCTGGCTCATCAAGAGACTCAGCGTGGCCAGGTGGGGCAACAAAGCCTTCGCCTTTCTCGTCTGCATTGGGGGAGGCGTACTCTTCGCCACGAGCTTTTTGCATCTTCTGCCGGAAGTGCGCGAGGGCTTCGAGAAGTTGTCCACGGAGTTTCCGGTCACTGAAGCTGTCGTCTGCTTGGGCTTCCTTGCTGTCTACGCGCTGGAAGAAATAGTCCACGCCTGCCTAGGCCACAGTCACCACGCGTCCGACCATGGTCACTCGCATACAGCGACAGTAATGACTTGCAG CAGTCAAGACGCTGAGCAGCCTCCCCCGGCCCAAGAGAACGGTGAAGAACGCAAGCAGAGCTTTTCATCCGACGTCATCGGCAACCAGGACGCCCAGACCGCGGAGCGCGTTTCACTCGGCAGCGTCCTCATCGTGGTGGCGCTTTCATTTCACTCCATCTTCGAGGGTCTCTCGCTGGGACTGCAGTCGACGAACCAGGCGACCTGGATCATGTTTCTCGCCATCTCCATCCACAAGTTCGTCATCGCGTTCGTCGTGGGCTTCGACATGAGCGCGTGTAACATGAAGCGACGCAACATATTCATCTACATCGCCATCTTCTCCATCATGTCACCGCTGGGCGCCTTGATTGGGGCCGTCACCAAGAACAAGCTCGACGATTCGCCTGTGGTCGCTGGACTCAATGGTGTCGCGACCGGAACGCTTCTGTACGTTACCTTCTTCGAGGTCTTGCAAAGGGACAAGAACCGACAGCTGACCGGAGTGATGCAACTGCTGGCGGTGCTGCTCGGGTTCTCCATCATGTTGACGCTAGTCCTGGTTTTACCTCACGACTGA
- the LOC144125062 gene encoding uncharacterized protein LOC144125062 isoform X3, with amino-acid sequence MDTTSTVRALLLLGGNLIAGPFVYWVHIRADVRRNSPKYHRVALLFSGGILFGVSFVSMLYTGSRTLSQVASYEVPAAEIAVCIGFGVGLCLQQLGLVMADWAAHRGSTRRPSRTESTMLSSYSESVDYGATESSRAHSDLHPRDKPLPPVDVWVSLTAVGFLSAYYVLHCFTLGQIPDHLSAVASNGFKAAIGNTVMVSVALAVVLYSSGSRPTVLLVGSFLFTVLPAVAFVIGAETQRKVSKFYEGITDTFSCGVLLCASALGILCPYSRSASSCCSFPPAAAGVVCTILLGFGLPEVW; translated from the exons ATGGACACCACGTCGACGGTGCGAGCACTGCTTTTGCTGGGAGGCAACCTGATAGCTGGACCGTTTGTCTACTGGGTTCACATCCGGGCAGACGTGCGGCGAAACTCTCCGAA GTACCACCGCGTCGCTCTACTGTTCAGCGGAGGCATCTTGTTCGGTGTGTCGTTCGTCAGCATGCTGTACACGGGCTCCCGGACCTTGAGCCAGGTCGCGTCGTATGAAGTGCCGGCAGCAGAAATAGCGGTGTGCATAGGATTCGGAGTCGGCCTGTGCCTCCAGCAGCTAGGCCTCGTCATGGCCGACTGGGCCGCACACAGGGGATCGACACGGCGCCC GTCGCGTACggagagcactatgctgtcgtCCTACTCAGAAAGTGTCGACTACGGTGCCACCGAATCCAGTCGTGCGCATTCAGACCTGCACCCAAGGGACAAGCCACTCCCGCCTGTAGACGTCTGGGTCTCCCTGACAGCTGTCGGCTTCCTCAGCGCCTACTACGTACTGCACTGTTTCACGCTTGGGCAAATTCCCGATCACCTGTCAGCAGTGGCCAGCAACGGTTTCAAGGCCGCCATAGGGAACACGGTCATGGTCTCCGTCGCCCTCGCAGTAGTGTTGTACTCATCGGGGTCTCGGCCAACTGTTCTCCTGGTCGGGTCTTTCCTCTTCACTGTGCTACCTGCGGTGGCCTTCGTCATCGGCGCTGAGACTCAGCGGAAGGTATCCAAATTCTACGAGGGCATCACTGACACATTCTCCTGCGGCGTCCTCTTGTGCGCGAGTGCGCTTGGCATCCTCTGCCCCTACAGTCGATCAGCCTCCAGCTGCTGCTCGTTTCCGCCTGCTGCGGCTGGAGTAGTATGCACGATCCTCCTAGGCTTTGGCCTTCCCGAAGTGTGGTGA
- the LOC144125063 gene encoding zinc transporter ZIP1-like isoform X2 → MAFQWAQVVAPLLLLFGTLVSGLLPIWLIKRLSVARWGNKAFAFLVCIGGGVLFATSFLHLLPEVREGFEKLSTEFPVTEAVVCLGFLAVYALEEIVHACLGHSHHASDHGHSHTATVMTCSQDAEQPPPAQENGEERKQSFSSDVIGNQDAQTAERVSLGSVLIVVALSFHSIFEGLSLGLQSTNQATWIMFLAISIHKFVIAFVVGFDMSACNMKRRNIFIYIAIFSIMSPLGALIGAVTKNKLDDSPVVAGLNGVATGTLLYVTFFEVLQRDKNRQLTGVMQLLAVLLGFSIMLTLVLVLPHD, encoded by the exons ATGGCGTTTCAGTGGGCTCAAGTTGTGGCTCCTCTTTTGCTATTGTTCGGGACGCTGGTGTCTGGTCTACTTCCCATCTGGCTCATCAAGAGACTCAGCGTGGCCAGGTGGGGCAACAAAGCCTTCGCCTTTCTCGTCTGCATTGGGGGAGGCGTACTCTTCGCCACGAGCTTTTTGCATCTTCTGCCGGAAGTGCGCGAGGGCTTCGAGAAGTTGTCCACGGAGTTTCCGGTCACTGAAGCTGTCGTCTGCTTGGGCTTCCTTGCTGTCTACGCGCTGGAAGAAATAGTCCACGCCTGCCTAGGCCACAGTCACCACGCGTCCGACCATGGTCACTCGCATACAGCGACAGTAATGACTTGCAG TCAAGACGCTGAGCAGCCTCCCCCGGCCCAAGAGAACGGTGAAGAACGCAAGCAGAGCTTTTCATCCGACGTCATCGGCAACCAGGACGCCCAGACCGCGGAGCGCGTTTCACTCGGCAGCGTCCTCATCGTGGTGGCGCTTTCATTTCACTCCATCTTCGAGGGTCTCTCGCTGGGACTGCAGTCGACGAACCAGGCGACCTGGATCATGTTTCTCGCCATCTCCATCCACAAGTTCGTCATCGCGTTCGTCGTGGGCTTCGACATGAGCGCGTGTAACATGAAGCGACGCAACATATTCATCTACATCGCCATCTTCTCCATCATGTCACCGCTGGGCGCCTTGATTGGGGCCGTCACCAAGAACAAGCTCGACGATTCGCCTGTGGTCGCTGGACTCAATGGTGTCGCGACCGGAACGCTTCTGTACGTTACCTTCTTCGAGGTCTTGCAAAGGGACAAGAACCGACAGCTGACCGGAGTGATGCAACTGCTGGCGGTGCTGCTCGGGTTCTCCATCATGTTGACGCTAGTCCTGGTTTTACCTCACGACTGA
- the LOC144125062 gene encoding uncharacterized protein LOC144125062 isoform X1 gives MACMMPPEPLCTSRRSGPVYRKRNTAGAVMDTTSTVRALLLLGGNLIAGPFVYWVHIRADVRRNSPKYHRVALLFSGGILFGVSFVSMLYTGSRTLSQVASYEVPAAEIAVCIGFGVGLCLQQLGLVMADWAAHRGSTRRPSRTESTMLSSYSESVDYGATESSRAHSDLHPRDKPLPPVDVWVSLTAVGFLSAYYVLHCFTLGQIPDHLSAVASNGFKAAIGNTVMVSVALAVVLYSSGSRPTVLLVGSFLFTVLPAVAFVIGAETQRKVSKFYEGITDTFSCGVLLCASALGILCPYSRSASSCCSFPPAAAGVVCTILLGFGLPEVW, from the exons ATGGCTTGCATGATGCCTCCCGAACCTCTGTGCACAAGCAGGCGGTCCGGTCCCGTTTATCGTAAAAGGAA TACTGCAGGTGCTGTCATGGACACCACGTCGACGGTGCGAGCACTGCTTTTGCTGGGAGGCAACCTGATAGCTGGACCGTTTGTCTACTGGGTTCACATCCGGGCAGACGTGCGGCGAAACTCTCCGAA GTACCACCGCGTCGCTCTACTGTTCAGCGGAGGCATCTTGTTCGGTGTGTCGTTCGTCAGCATGCTGTACACGGGCTCCCGGACCTTGAGCCAGGTCGCGTCGTATGAAGTGCCGGCAGCAGAAATAGCGGTGTGCATAGGATTCGGAGTCGGCCTGTGCCTCCAGCAGCTAGGCCTCGTCATGGCCGACTGGGCCGCACACAGGGGATCGACACGGCGCCC GTCGCGTACggagagcactatgctgtcgtCCTACTCAGAAAGTGTCGACTACGGTGCCACCGAATCCAGTCGTGCGCATTCAGACCTGCACCCAAGGGACAAGCCACTCCCGCCTGTAGACGTCTGGGTCTCCCTGACAGCTGTCGGCTTCCTCAGCGCCTACTACGTACTGCACTGTTTCACGCTTGGGCAAATTCCCGATCACCTGTCAGCAGTGGCCAGCAACGGTTTCAAGGCCGCCATAGGGAACACGGTCATGGTCTCCGTCGCCCTCGCAGTAGTGTTGTACTCATCGGGGTCTCGGCCAACTGTTCTCCTGGTCGGGTCTTTCCTCTTCACTGTGCTACCTGCGGTGGCCTTCGTCATCGGCGCTGAGACTCAGCGGAAGGTATCCAAATTCTACGAGGGCATCACTGACACATTCTCCTGCGGCGTCCTCTTGTGCGCGAGTGCGCTTGGCATCCTCTGCCCCTACAGTCGATCAGCCTCCAGCTGCTGCTCGTTTCCGCCTGCTGCGGCTGGAGTAGTATGCACGATCCTCCTAGGCTTTGGCCTTCCCGAAGTGTGGTGA